The segment TCTCAAGCGACATGGCACCAATATCTAAATATGTCAATCAGCCAAGCCAATAAGAATGGAGGGTTCAGTAGACCGAGGATGAATGAAGCTGGTGTCACAGGAATCTAATCCCATCCCAGTCTTTATTTCCCTTTTGCGAAAGCGCCACACTTCTTCAGAGCGTGGCCCTCGACCTTGATGACTTCTCTTCCTAAACGATCTGCAAAGTCCTCCTTGTCTCTCACATCTGAAAGTTGCTGCATCTCGAACATGTGTTTGACAGCTGTGGACGACATTAAGAGTTACCCAAAGAAAACTACCAGATTTGAtcgaattaaaaaaaaaaaaaaagtttacctTTCATCACTTTAGTGATGCTTTGTTTGGAGCTGGAGTACTGCATTTTGTCTGAGACCTTTGAATTTTCGGGAGTCCTGATATGAAGAGAAATAATTGTggttattaattttttttttttttttttaaacagtccTGCAACATCAGAATaagataaaaagataaagaCTACAGTGGAATGAAAGGGTTAGGTCAGTATGTAGAGTATGTGAAAGTAGAATTTAAGATTTGAACTTTaattacagaaacacacatctGTAACAtgtagaggaaaaaacaacCTAATCTCTTGATTAATGGTGAGGCCATATTTGTGCCGAGTCACATCATGTTGACTAGGGTAGCATACTAATCTTATCTTGTCAAAGTCTGCTggttaaaaaaattattttgtgctttagctgcaataaaaaaaaaaattaaaaaaaaaaacacctaccACATGATAAAGACCAGGTCTTTTTTTTGCGTGTCCTTGGTTTCATATAGGCAGTCATACAGAAAGTAACAGCATTTCTCTTCATCGAACAAACTTCCAAAGAACTTGTGTACATCCTCCTTGCCCTCAATCTCCTTTTGCCTGTAAATCTTCGTCACATCAATGTAACCGTTTGTGATATTAAATTGAACTATCCTTGGACGTTCGCTTGGATCGTCATCGGTTTTCGTTAACTGCATTGCACTGTAGACGGATGTCACTTGGTCGGTACATTTGACCCCAGATGTCTATtatgagaaaacacaaaacattacatGTGAGCATTGACGggtgagaaaaggaaaaaaataaataaatgcagtgaaAAAGTCAGCGAACTAACAGTGTTTTCCACATACTAATGCTTTAATGCTGACCATTGGAGATACAACAAAAAGCTTCTGTAACCTGCATTTCACTTCTACTCTTGCCACTGGaacattaactttttttaaaaaaaaaattgtggcGTCTTAAAAAAGGAAGATTTACTTCACTCAAATActaacaaagacagacaaattTAGCactgacatttctgtcaaattaGATAGACATGTAAGAATTACGAATTTGACCACAGGGAAGATTTAGGCCTTGGTTAATTTCAAGTATATCGTGCCTTGTACTTTGTGGAAGAGATATAAAgcagaactgaaaaaaaagaagaaacaggaagttcTTTAAAAGTAGAATTTGGTGCCTTTGCAAACACTTCAAAGTGTGCAAATATTGCACCATCTTCTTTGCATTAACATGTCCACACGCTTGAGCTTCCCCATTCATTTTCAAGGCCTTGGCTATATCACATTCCAGTCATTGTGGAACAAGTTAGCACAGGAGAGACCGCCCCAAAGGATTCTCTCAGAACAAGTTTCAAGCACTAACAAAGCTCTCTCCATTTTGGAGACAAACCACACCTTAAACAAGCCCTTTCATAAACCAGTCTCTAAAGTCCCTCagcaaacaccttttttttcccccccctctctcacacaatCAAAATATGATCTTGCAATACACATATATTGACAACCATGCTTCTCACAATTTACACTTTTCGCTTCCCCCCTTATTATTGCTAAATTGAGGAAATGCTTTTCACCTGTAGATGCTTTCATTTCTCCAGAAatgcttacaaaaaaaaaccccaaacacaaATAACTCAAAATCACACTGAGATAGCTTTGTGACACTGCAGGTCAATCCAGCCAAACACATTTTGGACTCACCATTTTTGCTTCAGATACGTGAAGGAGCAGGCAGCAGACAACAAATGGAGCAGCAGTCACAATGCTGAAGGGTCATAAGGAAGGAGAGCAGAGCAGGTTGACTCACGGAGGAGGAGCCGTGGTAAATGAGCACACCTCCACAAAACCCAGCCCCCACCCTCCCCTTCTCACAGGTGTGACAGTTTCAGCTGCAACCTCAGCACATTGTGAGTACTTAATtagattaaaataacatttacaatcTAGAGCCCCGAATCTCAATGTGCTTTGTTGTCTTTCCtcccaccaaaaaaaacaacaacaacaaaaacaacaagtcgtctttttccctctgctgtAGTTCAGTAACTTTGATAACAGGTGAGCCTGAGGCATTCATGGGTGGGAGCAGTACATGGCACCCTTATATGGAGAACAAACCTGTCCACATCTTCAGCTCATCTGCTTCTGGGAAGCAGTCAAGTTGCCTTATAAGGTAAAAGGTAAGATGAGTATACAGATTATGCCAAAAGGACATGTTTCATCTCCCCCAGATTCAGTTTAGTcggaaattaaacaaataaataataattccagccccaaaacacagattaaaaaatgagaaaaaaagtatatatatatatatgtgtgtgtatatatatatatatatatatatatatacgtatatatatatatatacatatatataatcaagattatatacatatatatgtgtatatatagctGTGTCATGTATTTGCCTGGAAAATTACAGTGGCTCAAACACTGGATAGTAAAATGGCCAGATTGTCATCCAGGCAATTTGAGAATTTGAACAGTATCATTtaacattataataaataaataagtaggtaaataaaaaaaaaacatctctctgATGTCCATAAGTGTAACTGCCGTTTTCCTCCCTTAGTGTAAGTACATTTATGTGATTCCGTTTTctacacattcatttattgtcattaaatgaatgtcaattgtcatttgttgtgtttttggttgtgTCTGTCCGCCTGTGAAGACTTTAACTGGAAGTTATTAATGAATTTCTCCACCTTCCTTTCAAGGAAAGACACAGTTTAAAGGTTCTGTTGTTGAACAATGAAATTCTGTACATAACAAAAGTCCTCCCACAGATTCAGCATCACAGCGGACAGATCGAGGCCCGTCCCACATCCTGTTCAAAGAAAGAGGGCTTTAGAATCAGCACATCACAGCTTTCACTGACACAGAAGGGAACCCTGGAATTATAAAGTTACTTATagcttggtttgtttttctgtgttttgttagtttttccATAAGCAGGGCTGTAGCTGCCAGCAGAGGCTTTTCAGATGTGAGCCTTGCAGGGCAGGGAATGGTGACTGCATTCTGCTCTCTGTGGGAGTGAAAAACTGCATGTAACTACaggcaagcacacacacacacacacacacacacacacacacacacaaccaagtCTGTGACGTGAAAGAAACTAAGTGTAAACCAGTGAGaactctgacctctgctggTAAAGAACAGAAAGTAACACTGAACACTGGTTAATGTTGGCacaagtgtgcatgtgcaataaaacatacaaatacgTCAGCCCCCCCAAGTTCAtaactaaaacaacaaagtctACTTTCATACGTACTGCATGTTTTCAAAGACTGTCCTTAAATGGTTTGCGTACTCCTTCTTGCATCTTAATGTCTCTAAAGCTAAAGAGATGCTCATTGACTTTCAAAGGAATCCACCTGCTAACGTGTCAACGGTCATCAGTGGTACTTGACATTGGCATTGACTTGATTGACCGTGGCCATATTTTCCAACTCAAAGCCACTCAGAAGGCTAAGGTCGCCCTGGGAGACCCTCAggatttatatattatatttatattctatgCATTGCATACTCTATACATTCTATGCATGTgcttttgtgtatttgtgcatgtgtgtggtgagaTTTTGCAATTAGCCCATTAACCCTTGGTAAATTGTCTTTTGTTAGTAGCATGCATAGGCAAGGCATTTGCACTATGCCTtgacataaaattaaaaaaagttagtttatatattatgttttttagACACTGTTATGATATATTCAATTTACAGTGAGACTGCAGCTTGTGACAAATGGAGGACACGCCTCCCTTTTCCAAGTGTGTCAACATCAAGCTTTAAAAAGTGTTAGATCTtggcttttgtgtttgtcatacTAAGCTAAAATCAAACCatttcaatctgatttaaaaaataaaaataaaaatctgattgacatattgcacattcttataaccactgtttctacattttaacatgtaaaaaagcagcctaaatgctctgtgttctgagGGTTAAATGTTGATGAGAGTATTTATTATTGaatgtaataatacatttttgtcattatacagtgaaCTTGGCGACATGTTCCCGCCTTTCagcctgtgtcagctgggacaaccttcatgtggaggagagCGTGGttgacgatggatggatgatataGTAAATCATCCTTTAACTTTCTTCTTGCATACTCATCATATTGAAGTATATTTAATGctgttatattatatacatcATAATCATATCGATGCCTATTATATGAAAGGGACATAATCCTAATCCTTCTTTAACTTTGCTTTAGACCCGATTTTGTTGAATAGTCGACTTTCACCTGTCCACATTACACACCACTCAGATTTGTGCCGGTCTGTTTAGAGTAACTCGACACTGAATAGCCTGCTGCGGCTAAAGTTTCCAGCCAGGTGGGAGGAACGGTTGGGTGTGGTCACTATAGGTCTCTATTACAAGCCTGACTCTCACATCCACAAATGGAGTTTTTACCATTTGCAACTTTTATCTAAGATCAATTTTTGTTTTAGCTTTGAATATTTCTGAACGTCTCATTCACGCTTTTATCGCGACCCAGCTTAACTACTGCAATAAACTTTATGTTGGACTCAGCCGTGCCTCCACTGCAGTTAGTGCACATCCCCCATTTTAAGTACAGAACCATTTGCTCCGGCAAGGTCCCTGAGGTCCAGTGTTTATCCAGTTACTTGGAAATAGAAATAAGTTACTGATCCAGTTACTTTACTGATTACTTTACTTTTCAAAAACATGATGCACAACCCGAATACGCTATACGCTAATAGACCTTTCAGGCTAATTCTATTCTTTCTGCATATTCCATCACATAAAATTGaatcaaatgaaacacaaacgtTTGATTAAAGGCAACAGTCTCTGACTTGAAGAAACTTGTTGAACATTGAAACCTATTTTCTGCACATTCCAccatattttaataaaacaaagcaaGTCTTTCTTTAACTTCTGTTAACTTATATTTCTGCAAATTCCAgcatataaaatacaattttttttgtgttta is part of the Solea senegalensis isolate Sse05_10M linkage group LG15, IFAPA_SoseM_1, whole genome shotgun sequence genome and harbors:
- the LOC122781477 gene encoding cofilin-2-like, whose product is MTSGVKCTDQVTSVYSAMQLTKTDDDPSERPRIVQFNITNGYIDVTKIYRQKEIEGKEDVHKFFGSLFDEEKCCYFLYDCLYETKDTQKKDLVFIMWTPENSKVSDKMQYSSSKQSITKVMKAVKHMFEMQQLSDVRDKEDFADRLGREVIKVEGHALKKCGAFAKGK